A portion of the Platichthys flesus chromosome 7, fPlaFle2.1, whole genome shotgun sequence genome contains these proteins:
- the LOC133956552 gene encoding opsin-5-like: MGNCILLLVAYHKRSTLKPAEFFIINLSISDLGMTLSLFPLAIPSCFSHRWLFGEITCQLYAMCGVLFGLCSLTNLTALSFVCCLKVCFPNHGNKFSSSHARLLVVGVWCYASVFAVGPLAQWGRYSAEPYGTACCIDWHAPNHELSALSYIVCLFLFCYALPCTVIFLSYTFILLTVRGSRQAVQQHVSPQTKTGNAHALIVKLSVAVCFGFLGAWTPYAAVAMWAAFGDATRVPAAAFALAAIFAKSSTIYNPVVYLLCKPNFRECLYRDTSMLRQRIYKGSPQSNPIECLGSNSQHNKDTCISTRFSNGQQESYGACLHCTENAALCHVTPAQRTASILTGSTCREVTVSQLSATPQADFL, from the exons ATGGGAAACTGCATTCTGCTACTTGTTGCATATCACAAGCGGTCGACCTTGAAGCCGGCAGAGTTCTTCATAATCAATCTCTCTATCAGTGACCTTGGGATGACGCTGTCTTTATTCCCCTTGGCAATACCATCATGTTTTTCACACAG GTGGCTGTTTGGAGAAATCACCTGTCAGCTCTACGCCATGTGCGGCGTACTGTTTGGTCTTTGCAGCTTGACCAACCTCACAGCCCTCTCCTTCGTCTGCTGCCTTAAGGTCTGCTTCCCAAACCACG GTAACaagttctcctcctcacatgcCCGCCTCCTGGTGGTTGGAGTGTGGTGCTACGCGTCTGTGTTTGCCGTGGGGCCGCTGGCACAGTGGGGACGTTACAGTGCCGAGCCCTATGGCACAGCCTGCTGCATTGACTGGCATGCACCCAACCACGAGCTTTCAGCTTTGTCTTACATCGTCTGCCTTTTCCTATTTTGCTATGCACTGCCCTGCACCGTCATCTTCCTCTCCTACACCTTCATCCTGCTGACAGTGCGGGGCTCGCGTCAGGCCGTCCAGCAGCATGTGTCACCGCAGACCAAGACCGGCAATGCACACGCTCTCATTGTCAAG CTGTCAGTAGCAGTGTGTTTCGGCTTCCTGGGCGCCTGGACCCCATACGCTGCTGTGGCCATGTGGGCGGCTTTCGGAGATGCCACACGAGTTCCTGCTGCAGCCTTCGCCCTGGCCGCTATATTCGCCAAATCTTCCACCATCTACAACCCTGTGGTCTACCTGCTGTGCAAACCCAACTTCCGCGAGTGCCTCTACAGAGACACGTCCATGTTACGACAGAGGATCTACAAGGGAAGTCCCCAGTCGAATCCGATAGAATGCCTGGGATCTAACTCACAGCACAATAAGGACACGTGTATCTCCACGCGGTTCTCGAACGGACAGCAGGAGAGCTACGGGGCGTGTCTGCACTGCACTGAGAACGCAGCTCTGTGCCACGTGACACCGGCCCAGAGAACCGCCAGCATCCTGACTGGATCCACCTGCAGAGAGGTGACAGTTAGCCAGCTCTCAGCCACACCACAGGCGGACTTCCTATAG